Below is a genomic region from Deinococcus cellulosilyticus NBRC 106333 = KACC 11606.
TGAAGAATGCCTTCCTGATCGATCCTGGAGACGATGCGCCAGAAATCCTGAAGGCCATTCAGGACCAGGAGCTTTCCCTGCAGGCGATTCTGCTCACCCATGCCCATTTTGACCACATCGGGGCAGTGCAGCCCATCCGTGAGGCCCTGAAGGTGCCTGTGCACCTGCATGACGCGGACCTGACCATCTTCCAGAACGCGGCCCTTTCGGCGGCACGCTGGGGCTTGCAGGTGGAGCAACCTGCTGCACCCGATGCCAGGCTCAATCATGGGGATGTCATTCAAGCTGGAGAAATTCAGCTGGAGGTGCGTTTTGTGCCAGGGCATGCTCCGGGCCATGTGGTGTTTGTGGGCAGTGGTTTTGTGCTGGCCGGAGACACGCTCTTCAAGGGCAGCATCGGGCGCACAGATCTTCCTGGAGGGAACCACAACCTGCTGCTGGAGAAAATCAGAAGTGAACTCCTCACCCTGCCAGATGAGATGGTGGTCCTTTCGGGACACGGGGACAAAACCACCATCGGGGTCGAGCGTTTCCGCAATCCCTTTCTGTCCTGAAGGCAGGTCAGAGCATTTGTGCACAAAAATCAGACAGCTTCCTGATGCCATGACACAGCCTTGACGTTCACGGGCAGAATACAAAGAGATGACAAACATTGTGCTGATTGAAGATGAACGGACCGTGCGGGATGTGGTGCAATTCCACCTGGAGCGTGCAGGGCTCAGCGTCACCAGCTTCAGTGAGCCCAATCCAGCGTGGGGTGCGCTCTCCAAGGCCGATCTGCTGATTCTGGACTGGATGCTGCCCCAGGAGGCAGGCATCAGCGTGCTGAGGCGCATCCGCCAGAGTGCCGAACTGAAACACCTTCCTGTCCTGATGCTGACTGCACGGGCATCTGAAGTGGACCGTGTGGAGGGTCTGGAGTCTGGAGCAGACGATTACCTGACCAAGCCTTTTTCCGCTGCAGAACTTGTGGCACGGGTGCGGGCCATCCTCCGCAGGCTGAACACCCAGCAGACGGGAGGCAAACTGCTCAATGGTGGCCTGACCATCGACCTGGATGCTGCAGAGGTGCTGCTGGAAGGGCAGCGTCTGGAACTCACCCGCCGTGAGTTTGACCTGCTCGCCTTCCTGGCCCAGAACCCTGGCCGGGTGTATTCCAGAGGTGACCTGCTCGACAAGGTGTGGGGACCGGATTTTCTGGGGGGTGAACGCACCGTGGACCAGCACATCACCCAGCTCAGGTCCCACCTGAAAGAGGACCTGCATGAGCCGCGTTTCATTGAGACGGTGCGCGGCAAAGGGTACCGCATGCGCCAGCACGCCAGCACCTGAAAGGAAGTTCTGACGCACAATGGTTGTCATGCACAGCGTCCTCGATGAATTGCCGCAGGCCATCATCCTGCATGATCACGGCAAGGTGCTCTTCTTGAACCGGATGGCCCGTGAGCTCTGGCATGTGGAAAACAGCTCTGCAAAGGGCAGGCGGATCATTGAGGTCCTGAGAAGGCACACCCTGGATGAACTGGTCCTGACGGGAGGCGAAATCGAACTCCTGATCGGGGGCCGTGAACTGCTGTGCAGAAGCGTCCCCGGAGCCATCATCTGTGAGGATGTCACCGAAAAAAACCAGGCCCAGCGTGAACTTCGCGAGGTGATGGCCATTCTGTCCCACGAATTCCGCACCCCTGTTGCAGGCATCATGGGGGTTTTGGAAGCCCTGCAGTATGACCTGCCCACGGAGATGCGTGAGAATTTCGTTTCGCAGGGCCTGCTGGAGATCAAGCGCCTTGCCCGTCTGGTCGAGGACATGACGGTGGGTTTCCGGGTGAGTACGCTCAGGGACATTGTGTTCAGTGATGTCACCTGCAGGGCAGAAAAGCTGCTGCAACCCGAACTGGAGCGCAACGGTGTGACCCTGGTCGTGGAGGGTGATGACACCCCTCTGCACGCAGACCCGGACAAACTCCTGCAGGTGGTGCTCAACCTGGCCGAGAACGCCATCCGGTACGGTCCCAATCCGGGGGTGATCATCCTGCGGGCCACCCTTGAAGCAGCTCAGGCCTGGATCAGTGTGCTGGATGAAGGAAAAGAACTTGTCGACTATGAGGTGATCTTCAAACCCCATCAACGCGGACCCAGTGCCAGGGGGTATGGCAGTGGCATGGGCCTGTACATCATCCGCTCCATTGCAGAGTCCTGGGGAGGCATTGCAGAGGGACGGTTTGTTCCTGCCCATGAAGGCAGGCCGAGTGGCAATGAGTTCAGGGTGTCTGTACCGCTGTGAGGTAACGGCATCCTTTTTTTGAAGCCCGTATAATCGAGGCAGTGGAGGGTGTATGCGCGATACGTTTGAAGCCCAGTTGCAGCAGGTGGTTTCCGGAACCTTGACCATGCTCGCCAAAGTGAGGGTGATGCTCACCCAGGCCCAGGACGTGCTGGTGGACCGCCAGACCGACCTGTTGCCCATCGTCAGTGCCGCAGACCGCGAGATTGACCAGCTGGAAACCCAGATTGAAGAACAATGCCTGAAATTGATTGCCCTGCAGTCTCCGGTGGCCCGCGACCTGCGTCTGGTGGGCACCTTCATGAAAAACCTCTCGGACATTGAGCGCATGGGCGATTACGCTGTGCACGTCGCGGAAGATGGAGCCATTCTGGCCCAGGAGCCTCCGCTCAAGAAATACGTCAACCTCTCCCAGATGATTCACCGTCTGGACCAGATGCTCGAACTCATCCAGAAGGCCATTCAGGACCGGGACCTCAGCATCTCCCAGCAGGTTCTGGAGATGGACAACGAGGTGGATGAACTCTACGAGCAGACCCAGCGTGAACTGGTCACCTACATGATCGAGGACCCCCGCACCATCACCAAGGCCATGACCCTGATGCGGGTGGGACGCTCTCTGGAGCGCTTTGGGGACCACATCGAGAACATTGCAGAACGCCTGGAATACTGGGTCACGGGGCATCGCCACGAATCCTCAAATGCCTGAAGCTTTTTCCAGAATGCTCTTTCAAACCCTTGCGCTGGTGTGTTTGCTTTCCACCAGCGCTTTCGCTTTGCGGGTGGCAGGCCTGAAACCCTGGGCTGGAACAGCAGAATACGTTTCTCTGGATGCAGTGGCAGCCCAGAAGGAAGTCTACGCTGGACGGGCAGACGTGGCTCTGGTCCGCACCCCCATGAAAAGACCTCAAGGGGCAGGCAAGGCCCTGTTTTATCCAGTCGCAATCTTCCCAGTGGTCGTGGCCTACAACCTGCCAGCAGACCTGACCTTGACTTTAGAAGAGGTGTGCGATGTGTTCGCAGGTCGCATTCTGGAGTGGTCTGCCCTGAGGCCCAACCTGCCAAAACTGCCCATGGTGAGTGTGGTGCGCCTTGAGCCCAACTCTGCAAGCTGGGTGCTGTCCCAGAGCTGCATGACCATCCACCCCAGGTTCAGAAAAATCGGCATGAAGAGCAACTGGCAGGCCGAGAGCGTCATTCATGCAAAAACCCTACAGGACCAGCAGAAAGCCATGTCTCAGACAGGGGCATTCAGTATTTTTGTGCCCGAGAACCTGCCCCAGGGTGTGCGCACTGCACGCCTGAAAAGCTGGGATCTGGAATTGACCCCACAAAACCTGAGGTACGGTTACGGGGCTAATCCAGAAGAGGAACCTTTCCCGGGTCCGTTCCAGCCCCTTCCCTCCATCAATGAGACCCAGGCGTATCCCCTGCGCGGCGTGGTGTGGGCCATGGTGATGCAGGACCAGGCTTATAGGGGCCGCAGCAAGGAACAGGCCAGGGAATTGCGGAATTTTCTGCTGGACCTGAGCAACACTGCAGGTCCAGGTCAGGCTGCATTGCCCCAGGAATGGGTGAGGGTTCCCAGGTTGTACTATCTGGGGAAACCTTTCTGGTGAGGGTTGCTGGAAAGGGTTGAGGAGACAGCAGCCTCTACGGGACCCTCAAAACCACCTTGCCCAGAGCCTGCCTGGATTCCAGAAGCCCATGGGCCTCTCTTGCCTGAGCAAAGTCCAGAACATGGCCCACCACAGGCCTGAGTTTTCCTTCTTGCACAAACTTCTGAATTTTGTGGAGGTCTGCTTTGGAGCCCATGGTGGAACCCAGGATGCTGAGCTGCTTGAAAAACACCCAGTTGAGGGGGGTCACGGCTTCATGTCCACTGGTTGCCCCACAGGTGACCAGACGGCCTCCCCACTTCAGGCTTTTCAGGCTGCGTTGCCAGTTGTCCGCTCCGGTGTGGTCAAACACCACGTCTGCCCCTTCTCCTGCAGTCAGGGCTTTGACGGCCTGAGCCTGGTCTTCATGTGAACCGATCACGTGATCTGCACCAAGTTTCAGTGCCAGGGCCTGCTTTTCAGGGGTGCTGGCCACAGCGATGACTTTTGCACCCACCAGTTTGCAGAGCTGGATCAGGTTGACGCTGACCCCACTTGCCGCCGCCAGGATCAGGACGGTTTCCCAGGGTTTCAGCTGTGCACGGTCGAACACCATCTGGTAAGCGGTGAGGGCCGACAGGGGGACAGAGGCGGCCTCTACAAAGTCAAGGCCCTCTGGCATGGGCAGCACATTGGTTCTCGGGATGCTGATGTACTGGGCATACCCTCCCCAGCGGTGTTCCCCGAGAATTTGGTAGTGGCGGCACAGGTTGTCGTGTCCACTGAGGCAGCGTTCGCAGTGGCCGCAGGATACGCCCGGGTTCAGCATCACTTTTGTGCCCTCTGACAAACCTTCAACCCCTGGACCCATTGCAGCCACCTCTCCCGCAATGTCTGAGCCGAGCAGGTGTGGCAGGGGAAGTTTCGGGCTGGCGACCCCCTTGCGCACCCACACATCCAGGTGGTTGAGGGCCACTGCACGGATGCGCACCAGGACTTCTCCAGCTTGAGGCTCTGAAATGGGCAGGCGGATGGGTTCAAGGGCGTCAATGTTGCCCCGTCTGGTGAGTGCAACAGCTTGCATGGTGTGGGTCATGAAATCTCCTCTGAATGGGGTACACAACACAAAAAGGTGTTGTGGCTGGGTGGTGCCGCAGAAGGACTTTTGGCCCTCTGAGGGGTTTGTGCATGTGGTTCAGCTGCAATTCTGGCATAATTTGTGTATAACCACCCGTCTTCAAGTCCTGCACTTCCCTGCCTGACACATCGGTTTTTCGGCCTGTTCAACGAGAAGGGAACTCCTGTTCTCATCTTGAGGAACTGTACACATCCAACCAAAGTGGTTATACTTGGTTCAATCGTATACTTGGTACAAAAAAGCACGAGGTTTCCCGATGACCCAAAAACCCTGGTTTGCACACTACGAACAGGGCGTGCCTCATGAGGTGGAGATTCCACCCATGCTGCTGCATGACCTCCTCATCCAGTCGGCCCAGAAGTACCCCAAACGCACAGCCGTGCACTTCATTGGCTACACCCTCACCTACGAACAGTTGCTGGAACAGGCCCGCCGATTTGCCCACGCCCTGCAGGCCTGGGGGGTGAAAAAAGGCGATCGGGTGGCGATCATGCTGCCCAACAGTCCGCAGCAGATCGTGGCCTTCTTTGGCAGCAGCCTTGCTGGAGCCATTGTGGTCAACACCAGCCCCCTGTATGTGCCCCGCGAGTTGCAGCACCAGCTTGAAGACAGCGGCGCAGAAACCCTGATCATCCTGAACAGTTTCTTCCCCAGGTATCAGGAAATTGAAAAAAATGTGAAAGTTCGCCGGGTGATCGTCACCAGCATCGCGGACGCCCTTCCCTTTCCCAAGAACATGATCTTCCCCATGCTCGAAAAGAAAAAGAAAGCATGGGTGGAGGTGAAGCCCACCGAGAAGGTCCGCAAATGGCCGGACCTGCTGAAGCACACCAACCACGACGTGCAGGCAGTGGATGTCAAACCCGAAGACATTGCCCTGCTGCAATACACAGGTGGAACCACCGGAACCCCCAAAGGGGCCATGCTGACCCACTGCAACCTCGTGGCGAACTGCATTCAGGCCAAAGCCTGGCTGCCTGACCTGCAGGAAGGCAAAGAGGTGTCTCTGGGAGCCATTCCCTATTTCCACGTGTATGGCATGACCGCCAGCATGAACCTCTCCATTGCCATCGGGGCAACCATTGCCCTGATTCCCAACCCCCGCGACATCCCAATGATTCTGAAGACCATTGACCGGATGAAACCCAGCATCTTCCCGGGCGTTCCCACCCTGTACAACGCCATCAACAACCACCCGGACACCCCCAAGCACAACCTGACCAGCATCAAGGCCTGCATCTCGGGAAGTGCAGCCCTGCCTGTGGAAACCGCCCGCACCTTTGGTCGCATCACCAATGGGGCCAACCTGGTGGAAGGCTATGGCCTGACAGAAACCAGCCCGGTGACGCACGTGAACCCCGTATACGGCGAACACCGTGAAGGGTCCATCGGGGTCCCCCTGCCCAGCGTGGATGCCCGTGTGGCCGATGAAAACGGCAAAGAACTCCCTGCAGGAGAAATCGGTGAGCTGATCGTTTCGGGTCCCAACATCATGCTGGGGTACTGGGAACGGCCTGTGGAAAGCAAGCACGTTCTTAAGGAAGTCGATGGCAAAGTGTGGCTTTTCACCGGAGACATGGCAACCATGGACCCGGACGGTTACTTCCGCATTGTGGACCGCAAGAAGGATGTCATCATCACCGGGGGCTTCAACGTTTACCCCAGAGAGGTCGAAGAGGTGCTGTACGCCCATCCGGACATTCAGGAGGCTGCGGTGGTCGGGGTGCCCGATCCTTACCGGGGTGAGGCGGTGAAGGCTGTGGTGGTCCTCAAGATGGGCAAGTCCGTCAGTGCAGAAGAGCTGAAACAGTACTGCCGCAAGGACCTGAGTCCTTACAAAGTTCCGCGTGAAATCGAATTCCGCACCGAACTTCCCAAGACCGCAGTGGGGAAAATCCTGCGCCGGGCGCTTGTGGAAAGCCAGGACACCGCACAGACCAAATGAACTTGCATGCCTCAGGAGAAAGGTCTACCATGATGCATAGCAGTCAGCGGTCCACAAAACCCCTGTTCACGCCAGAACCAGAGCGTGTGTTAGGCTGTAAGTGTTAGACTTCCACCTCGAGGCAGCGACGCATGAAAAGCTACAAGATCCTAGTTGCAGACGACGAAACCAGCATTCGCACCATGCTTGAGATGATCTTGTCCGCTGACGGTCACGAAGTGATCAGTGTCAGTGATGGTCGTGAGACCCTGGAATATCTCAAGAACAACACCCCGGACGCCATTCTGCTCGACGTGCGCATGCCAGACATCAGTGGTCTGGAAATATGCAGCCGGGTCAAGCGCGTCTCCCGCCTCAAGAACGTTCCAGTGATCCTGCTCACCGCCATGGACGACCAGCAGACCCAGCGGGAAGCCAAGCTCGCCCGTGCCGATGGCATCATCTACAAGCCACTCAGCGGAAAAAACCTGCGCACCCGTGTCAGAAGCATCATCGAGGGAACGGCCCAGGGCTTTGAACCTGAACCCTGAAATTGTTGAGTCAGATTTGCAACAAAGAGGACCTGCGGGTCCTCTTTTTGCTGCTTTTTCCTCACATGCTTTCACCCTGCGCATGCTTTAATGGATGGCGTGAGTTTTCGCCCCTTGAGGAGAACGGAATGAAATTCTTCCGCGCCCTGTTTGCCCTGATCTTCAGCATCCTGCTGGTCGGTGCTGGAGTGGTCAGTCCCTTTGTGGTGAACTGGCTGCGGCACCTGCCCGATTACCGTGAACTCGACTCCCTGACCCTCGGAAGCACCACCAAGGTGTATGCCAGAGACGGCAGTCTCGTTGGCATCCTGAGCCCCACCATGAGCAATGGGGGACACATCAACCGGACCCTGGTGGACCTCGATCAGGTGAGCCCTTACATGCAGGCCTCTGTCATCACCGCCGAGGACCGCCGCTTCTTCGAACACTATGGTGTGGATTTTCTGGGCATTTTGCGCGGCATCTACAAAACCGTGAAAGGGGAACGTCTGGAGGGGGGCTCCACCCTCACCAACCAGGTGGTCAAAAACACCCTGCTCACCAACCTCGCAGACAAGCGCACCGAACCTGGTGGTCTGCAGCGCAAAATTCAGGAATGGGTGCTGAGCATCCAGGTGGAACGCTCTTTCACCAAAGAAGAGGTGCTGAACCACTACCTGAATGTGATCTACTGGGGCCGTGGTGGCGCGGTGGACATTCTGGGTGTGCACGGGGCAGCCCGTGCCTATCTGGGAAAACTCCCCCGCGACCTGACCCTCGCTGAAAGTGTCTACCTCACCCGTCTGATTCCCAAACCTGCCCGGTACTTCGACTACAAGGGCATGCGTGGCCTGATGAAAAGCCTGCTGGACGACATGGTGGAGGATGGCTGGATCACCGCCCAGGAAAGAGATGAAGCCTGGAAAGAGAAAATGCAACCCAGAGGCTGGAAGGTCACATATGACGATAAAGGCAATGTGCTGGAAGCCCGACTGGTCAATGAGAAAGCCAAGAACCTCCCCTCGGTGGTCACAGAACGCGCACCACACTTTCTGCAACAGGTGGAGCGCGACCTGATTGCCAAGTTCGGGCGGGAGAAGGTGTACGGCTCTGGCGGCCTGAACGTGTACACCACCCTGGACCCCAAAGCGCAGGACAGCGCTGAAAAAGCCAGCATGAATGCCCAGATTCCTCCAGGGGCCACCCTTGCCATGGTGATTCTCGATCCTTACACGGGCGAAATTCTGGCCATGGTCGGTCAGAAACTGAAACCTGGTCAGGTTCCTGTCGAGTGGAACAACGCCGCTCAGGGTGCCCGTCAGGTGGGCTCCAGCATCAAACCCCTGCTGTACACCACCGCCATTGAGCAGGGCATCACCCAGGACCACACCGAGTTCGACGAGCCCACCGACTTTGGCAATTACAAACCGCAGAACTTCGGGGGCAAATACGCCTACCGGGACCTGAGCCTGCGCTGGTCGCTGGACCACAGCCTGAACATTCCCACCCTGAAGCTGGCGAAAAAAGTCGGTCTGAACAACTTCATGAGCAAGTTGCGCACCATGGACCTGCATGCCCCGGACGATGTGGGCCTCAGTCTGGCGATTGGCACGCTGGAAACCAGCCCCCTCAAAATGGCAGCAGCCTATGCTGCTTTTGTGAACGGGGGCACCTGGTACCGTCCGAGCTACATCCGTCGGGTGGAAGCCCAGAACGGACGCACGCTCTATGACAGCTGGAGGGACCGTCCAGAAAAACGCCGGGTGTTCAGCCCACAGGTGGCTTATGTGGGCCTCGACATGCTGATGGGCGTGGTCAATGACCTGACCCCCGAACAGGGAAACCTCGCCTACAAAGCCAAAATTCCAGGCTGGCAGGTGGGGGGCAAAACCGGAACCACCAACGAACAGAAGGACCTGTGGTTCGTGGGCGTAACCCCCGCCGCCGTGGGAGCCGTGTGGGTCGGAAGACAGGAAGGGGGCGGCATGCCCGCCAACTTCTACTCTGGCACAGTCAACCCGCCCATCTGGCAATCCATGATGGCAGGCTATCTGGCCGGGAAACCTCCCACCACGTTCGCCAAGCCAGATGGCATTGTGTACCGCATGGTGGATGGACATCAGGCCGCCTACGTGACGGAACGGGCCAGAAAAGCAGTGCGTCCCACAGGTGGAGATCCCACCCCTGTGGTGTACCAGTCCGTGGAAAAACCCCCGGAAGATTACAGCACCAGCATGGTGGCCATCGACACCCGCACAGGCAAACTCGCCGACGAATTCACCCCCCCAGACCGTGTGAAGTTGCGCCGCGTCTATGGGGACCTGACGGGGTTCATGCAATGAGAAAGTGGATTCAAACCTGCCTGATCGCGGTTGGCCTTCTCGGGATCGCCTCTGCAACCCCAAAGCTGGGAAATCCTGTTCCTGCTCTGAACCTGAAAGGGGCTTTACCAGAGCGCTATCTGGTGGCCCTCTACAGCCAC
It encodes:
- a CDS encoding MBL fold metallo-hydrolase, coding for MWISSLKFDDLTIDWFVTGQLQENAYLVHDRLKNAFLIDPGDDAPEILKAIQDQELSLQAILLTHAHFDHIGAVQPIREALKVPVHLHDADLTIFQNAALSAARWGLQVEQPAAPDARLNHGDVIQAGEIQLEVRFVPGHAPGHVVFVGSGFVLAGDTLFKGSIGRTDLPGGNHNLLLEKIRSELLTLPDEMVVLSGHGDKTTIGVERFRNPFLS
- a CDS encoding winged helix-turn-helix domain-containing protein, whose amino-acid sequence is MTNIVLIEDERTVRDVVQFHLERAGLSVTSFSEPNPAWGALSKADLLILDWMLPQEAGISVLRRIRQSAELKHLPVLMLTARASEVDRVEGLESGADDYLTKPFSAAELVARVRAILRRLNTQQTGGKLLNGGLTIDLDAAEVLLEGQRLELTRREFDLLAFLAQNPGRVYSRGDLLDKVWGPDFLGGERTVDQHITQLRSHLKEDLHEPRFIETVRGKGYRMRQHAST
- a CDS encoding sensor histidine kinase — its product is MHSVLDELPQAIILHDHGKVLFLNRMARELWHVENSSAKGRRIIEVLRRHTLDELVLTGGEIELLIGGRELLCRSVPGAIICEDVTEKNQAQRELREVMAILSHEFRTPVAGIMGVLEALQYDLPTEMRENFVSQGLLEIKRLARLVEDMTVGFRVSTLRDIVFSDVTCRAEKLLQPELERNGVTLVVEGDDTPLHADPDKLLQVVLNLAENAIRYGPNPGVIILRATLEAAQAWISVLDEGKELVDYEVIFKPHQRGPSARGYGSGMGLYIIRSIAESWGGIAEGRFVPAHEGRPSGNEFRVSVPL
- the phoU gene encoding phosphate signaling complex protein PhoU; translated protein: MRDTFEAQLQQVVSGTLTMLAKVRVMLTQAQDVLVDRQTDLLPIVSAADREIDQLETQIEEQCLKLIALQSPVARDLRLVGTFMKNLSDIERMGDYAVHVAEDGAILAQEPPLKKYVNLSQMIHRLDQMLELIQKAIQDRDLSISQQVLEMDNEVDELYEQTQRELVTYMIEDPRTITKAMTLMRVGRSLERFGDHIENIAERLEYWVTGHRHESSNA
- a CDS encoding substrate-binding domain-containing protein; this translates as MPEAFSRMLFQTLALVCLLSTSAFALRVAGLKPWAGTAEYVSLDAVAAQKEVYAGRADVALVRTPMKRPQGAGKALFYPVAIFPVVVAYNLPADLTLTLEEVCDVFAGRILEWSALRPNLPKLPMVSVVRLEPNSASWVLSQSCMTIHPRFRKIGMKSNWQAESVIHAKTLQDQQKAMSQTGAFSIFVPENLPQGVRTARLKSWDLELTPQNLRYGYGANPEEEPFPGPFQPLPSINETQAYPLRGVVWAMVMQDQAYRGRSKEQARELRNFLLDLSNTAGPGQAALPQEWVRVPRLYYLGKPFW
- a CDS encoding zinc-binding dehydrogenase; its protein translation is MTHTMQAVALTRRGNIDALEPIRLPISEPQAGEVLVRIRAVALNHLDVWVRKGVASPKLPLPHLLGSDIAGEVAAMGPGVEGLSEGTKVMLNPGVSCGHCERCLSGHDNLCRHYQILGEHRWGGYAQYISIPRTNVLPMPEGLDFVEAASVPLSALTAYQMVFDRAQLKPWETVLILAAASGVSVNLIQLCKLVGAKVIAVASTPEKQALALKLGADHVIGSHEDQAQAVKALTAGEGADVVFDHTGADNWQRSLKSLKWGGRLVTCGATSGHEAVTPLNWVFFKQLSILGSTMGSKADLHKIQKFVQEGKLRPVVGHVLDFAQAREAHGLLESRQALGKVVLRVP
- a CDS encoding long-chain-fatty-acid--CoA ligase; its protein translation is MTQKPWFAHYEQGVPHEVEIPPMLLHDLLIQSAQKYPKRTAVHFIGYTLTYEQLLEQARRFAHALQAWGVKKGDRVAIMLPNSPQQIVAFFGSSLAGAIVVNTSPLYVPRELQHQLEDSGAETLIILNSFFPRYQEIEKNVKVRRVIVTSIADALPFPKNMIFPMLEKKKKAWVEVKPTEKVRKWPDLLKHTNHDVQAVDVKPEDIALLQYTGGTTGTPKGAMLTHCNLVANCIQAKAWLPDLQEGKEVSLGAIPYFHVYGMTASMNLSIAIGATIALIPNPRDIPMILKTIDRMKPSIFPGVPTLYNAINNHPDTPKHNLTSIKACISGSAALPVETARTFGRITNGANLVEGYGLTETSPVTHVNPVYGEHREGSIGVPLPSVDARVADENGKELPAGEIGELIVSGPNIMLGYWERPVESKHVLKEVDGKVWLFTGDMATMDPDGYFRIVDRKKDVIITGGFNVYPREVEEVLYAHPDIQEAAVVGVPDPYRGEAVKAVVVLKMGKSVSAEELKQYCRKDLSPYKVPREIEFRTELPKTAVGKILRRALVESQDTAQTK
- a CDS encoding response regulator — encoded protein: MKSYKILVADDETSIRTMLEMILSADGHEVISVSDGRETLEYLKNNTPDAILLDVRMPDISGLEICSRVKRVSRLKNVPVILLTAMDDQQTQREAKLARADGIIYKPLSGKNLRTRVRSIIEGTAQGFEPEP
- a CDS encoding transglycosylase domain-containing protein, whose amino-acid sequence is MKFFRALFALIFSILLVGAGVVSPFVVNWLRHLPDYRELDSLTLGSTTKVYARDGSLVGILSPTMSNGGHINRTLVDLDQVSPYMQASVITAEDRRFFEHYGVDFLGILRGIYKTVKGERLEGGSTLTNQVVKNTLLTNLADKRTEPGGLQRKIQEWVLSIQVERSFTKEEVLNHYLNVIYWGRGGAVDILGVHGAARAYLGKLPRDLTLAESVYLTRLIPKPARYFDYKGMRGLMKSLLDDMVEDGWITAQERDEAWKEKMQPRGWKVTYDDKGNVLEARLVNEKAKNLPSVVTERAPHFLQQVERDLIAKFGREKVYGSGGLNVYTTLDPKAQDSAEKASMNAQIPPGATLAMVILDPYTGEILAMVGQKLKPGQVPVEWNNAAQGARQVGSSIKPLLYTTAIEQGITQDHTEFDEPTDFGNYKPQNFGGKYAYRDLSLRWSLDHSLNIPTLKLAKKVGLNNFMSKLRTMDLHAPDDVGLSLAIGTLETSPLKMAAAYAAFVNGGTWYRPSYIRRVEAQNGRTLYDSWRDRPEKRRVFSPQVAYVGLDMLMGVVNDLTPEQGNLAYKAKIPGWQVGGKTGTTNEQKDLWFVGVTPAAVGAVWVGRQEGGGMPANFYSGTVNPPIWQSMMAGYLAGKPPTTFAKPDGIVYRMVDGHQAAYVTERARKAVRPTGGDPTPVVYQSVEKPPEDYSTSMVAIDTRTGKLADEFTPPDRVKLRRVYGDLTGFMQ